In a genomic window of Helianthus annuus cultivar XRQ/B chromosome 10, HanXRQr2.0-SUNRISE, whole genome shotgun sequence:
- the LOC110885610 gene encoding nicotianamine synthase encodes MGSLQEHTILVQKVCEIYDKISKLETLKPSKDVDTLFTQLVLTCIPPSSIIISNLPNNIQEIRSKLIKLCGEAEGHLEAHFSTLLASYTNPLDHLEVFPYYTNYLKLSRAEYDILIRHGSAQTGPPKRIAFVGSGPLPLTSIVLASYHLKETTFHNYDINPLANTMASRLVTTDPDLSQRMIFHTSDILDVTDELKEYDVVFMAALVGMDVEEKVKVVQHLEKYMAPSSILMLRSAHGARAFLYPVVDPQDLQGFEVLSVFHPVDDVINSVVIARKNIPITSNINHHHHHHDQLESGSIMPSSCKYCEFQMFNNPLTQRSMIEELGIDD; translated from the coding sequence ATGGGTTCACTCCAAGAACACACTATTTTGGTCCAGAAGGTGTGCGAGATCTATGACAAAATTTCAAAGCTTGAAACCCTAAAACCATCCAAAGATGTCGACACTCTCTTCACACAGTTGGTCCTCACATGCATCCCACCCTCTTCCATCATAATCTCCAATCTTCCAAATAATATTCAAGAAATTAGGTCTAAACTCATTAAACTTTGTGGTGAAGCTGAGGGCCATTTAGAGGCTCACTTCTCAACCCTTTTAGCCTCTTACACAAACCCTCTTGACCATCTTGAGGTCTTCCCTTACTACACAAATTACCTCAAGCTTAGCCGTGCCGAATATGACATCCTTATTCGACACGGCTCGGCTCAGACAGGCCCCCCAAAGCGCATTGCCTTCGTGGGGTCTGGTCCGTTACCTCTTACATCGATTGTATTGGCTTCTTATCATCTAAAGGAAACAACTTTCCATAACTATGATATAAATCCTTTGGCAAACACTATGGCGTCGCGCCTAGTTACCACCGATCCTGACTTGTCACAAAGGATGATATTTCACACAAGTGATATATTGGATGTAACGGATGAATTGAAGGAGTATGATGTGGTGTTTATGGCTGCACTTGTGGGGATGGATGTTGAAGAGAAGGTTAAAGTGGTGCAACATTTGGAGAAGTACATGGCTCCAAGCTCCATCTTGATGTTGAGGAGTGCTCATGGTGCTCGGGCTTTTCTTTATCCAGTGGTTGATCCTCAAGATCTTCAAGGGTTTGAAGTTCTTTCGGTTTTTCATCCTGTTGATGATGTGATTAATTCGGTTGTGATCGCGCGTAAGAATATTCCAATCACATCAAACATtaaccatcatcatcaccatcatgaTCAATTGGAGAGTGGATCTATCATGCCTTCAAGTTGCAAGTATTGTGAGTTCCAAATGTTTAACAATCCACTTACCCAGAGGAGCATGATTGAGGAGTTGGGAATTGATGATTAG